From [Clostridium] symbiosum, a single genomic window includes:
- a CDS encoding response regulator transcription factor: MSEINILVVDDEKEIADLVEIYLVSDGYKVFKADNAQAGLDILEKESIHLVLLDIMMPGMDGLEMCKKIRETNNIPIIMLSARSTDLDKILGLGTGADDYVVKPFNPLELTARVKSQLRRYTQLNPQSNVSSSAKNEISIKGLIINKDNHKVVVYGEEIKLTPIEFDILYLLASNPGRVFSTDEIFEKVWNEKVYEANNTVMVHIRRLRGKMKEDTRQNKIITTVWGVGYKIEK, encoded by the coding sequence ATGTCAGAGATCAACATCTTAGTGGTAGATGATGAAAAGGAAATAGCGGACCTGGTGGAGATTTACCTGGTCAGTGACGGATATAAAGTATTTAAGGCGGATAACGCACAGGCAGGACTCGATATTCTGGAGAAGGAGAGCATTCATCTCGTCCTTCTGGATATCATGATGCCGGGGATGGACGGACTTGAGATGTGCAAGAAGATCAGGGAGACCAACAATATCCCGATTATCATGCTCAGCGCCCGCTCCACGGATCTTGATAAGATTCTGGGTCTCGGGACCGGGGCGGACGATTATGTGGTAAAGCCGTTTAACCCGCTGGAGCTGACGGCCAGGGTGAAGTCCCAGCTTCGCAGATACACACAGTTAAATCCACAGAGCAACGTAAGTTCCTCCGCCAAGAATGAGATTTCCATCAAGGGACTGATTATTAACAAGGATAACCACAAGGTAGTGGTATATGGGGAAGAGATCAAGCTGACCCCGATTGAATTCGATATCCTCTATCTTCTCGCTTCCAATCCGGGCCGCGTATTCAGCACCGACGAGATATTCGAAAAGGTTTGGAATGAGAAGGTCTATGAAGCCAACAACACAGTTATGGTACATATCCGGCGCCTTCGCGGCAAGATGAAAGAAGACACCAGACAGAACAAGATCATCACCACCGTCTGGGGGGTAGGATACAAAATTGAAAAGTAG
- a CDS encoding aspartate/glutamate racemase family protein encodes MSKRDIKRIALLLPNTDSILETDLQIYLPSNVIIHTARMRLDEVGEAAEKRMVDEELPKAISFLKDITQFDGAVFGCTSASAVYGEEGLQRIGHLMEEGLKCPVTNAFSAVLSEIRRFEAKRIGLLTPYTVEVNQFFAATLAEFHIACGAYYGLGISDDTQIARVEPQEIEDMASRYSDRLKEQDLLLLSCTNFRAAEIHNRISRMLELPVVTSNQAIIHWILSIV; translated from the coding sequence ATGTCAAAGCGAGATATAAAAAGGATTGCCCTGCTGCTGCCCAACACGGATTCCATTCTGGAAACGGATCTTCAGATTTATCTCCCTTCCAACGTCATTATCCACACCGCCAGGATGCGCCTGGATGAAGTTGGGGAGGCGGCGGAAAAGCGTATGGTGGACGAAGAACTGCCGAAGGCAATCTCATTTCTGAAAGACATTACCCAGTTTGACGGCGCGGTGTTCGGCTGTACATCGGCCTCGGCAGTTTACGGTGAGGAGGGGTTACAGCGCATCGGACATCTGATGGAAGAAGGGCTAAAATGTCCCGTGACCAATGCATTTTCCGCCGTCCTTTCTGAAATCAGGCGCTTTGAAGCGAAGCGAATCGGCCTCCTGACCCCCTATACCGTGGAGGTTAACCAATTCTTTGCGGCCACTCTGGCGGAATTCCACATCGCCTGCGGAGCCTATTACGGCCTTGGAATCTCCGACGATACACAGATTGCCCGGGTGGAGCCTCAGGAGATTGAGGATATGGCATCCAGATACAGCGATAGATTAAAAGAACAGGATCTGCTCTTACTTTCCTGCACGAATTTCCGTGCCGCCGAGATCCATAACAGAATCAGCCGAATGCTGGAGCTTCCGGTTGTTACCAGCAATCAGGCTATTATCCACTGGATATTATCTATTGTATGA
- a CDS encoding RNA degradosome polyphosphate kinase: MTETASKYTSPENYVNRELSWLEFNYRVLGEARDKTTPLFDRLKFLSITASNLDEFFMVRVASLKDMIHAGYTKPDIAGMTATKQLEAIGVKTHELVADQYKTYNRGLLPVLKQNGLKIVTCHENLTRKEAAYVDKYFEDVVYPVLTPMAVDSSRPFPLIRNKSLNIAALVRKKKGDSELDFAMVRVPTGLPRVVVIPDDEKNAGGDGQEQKETKTTIIYLEEIIERNIDKLFLNYDIICSHPFRVMRNADLSIDEDEAEDLLQEIEKQLKKRQWGEAIRLDIEEKADKRLLDILKNELEVSNDEIYEINGPLDLTVLMKVYGLPGYEAFKTPGYTPQPVPALMNDDDIFTNIRKGDILLFHPYESFEPVVDFIKRAAKDPDVLAIKQTLYRVSGNSPIIAALAEAADNGKQVSVLVELKARFDEENNIIWAKMLEKAGCHVIYGLLGLKTHSKITLIVRKEEEGIRRYVHLGTGNYNDSTAKLYTDCGLFTCDPQIGEDATAVFNMLSGYSEPLGWNKLSLAPLWLRGKFLRLIQRETKNARNGKNARIVAKLNSLCDKEIIANLYEASCAGVKVELIVRGICCLKAGVPGLSENITVCSIVGNFLEHSRIFFFENSGEQKVFMGSADWMPRNLDRRVEILFPVEDEKLKERVIHILDVQLNDNVKAHFLQPDGTYAKKDKRGKALVISQEVFCEEAIQAARAEKDLTDPVKNRVFIPLEQ; encoded by the coding sequence ATGACAGAGACAGCATCGAAATATACCAGTCCTGAGAATTATGTGAACAGGGAACTGAGCTGGCTGGAATTCAACTACCGTGTTCTGGGCGAGGCCAGGGATAAAACCACTCCGCTGTTTGACCGGCTGAAGTTTTTAAGCATCACAGCTTCCAACCTGGATGAATTTTTCATGGTCCGTGTAGCCTCTTTAAAGGATATGATCCATGCCGGATATACGAAGCCCGACATTGCGGGGATGACGGCCACAAAACAGCTTGAGGCCATCGGAGTTAAGACGCATGAGCTGGTGGCGGATCAGTATAAGACCTATAACAGGGGCCTTCTTCCAGTTTTAAAACAGAATGGCCTGAAGATAGTGACCTGCCATGAGAACCTGACGAGAAAAGAGGCGGCCTACGTAGATAAGTATTTCGAAGACGTGGTTTATCCGGTCCTTACGCCGATGGCGGTGGATTCTTCGAGGCCGTTTCCGCTGATACGCAATAAATCCCTGAACATTGCCGCACTGGTGAGAAAGAAAAAGGGAGACAGCGAGCTGGACTTTGCCATGGTCCGTGTGCCGACCGGCCTGCCGAGGGTCGTTGTGATCCCGGATGATGAGAAAAACGCCGGGGGAGACGGCCAGGAACAGAAAGAGACGAAGACAACGATTATCTATCTGGAGGAGATCATTGAACGGAATATCGACAAACTGTTCCTGAACTATGATATCATCTGCTCCCATCCGTTCCGTGTCATGAGAAATGCCGATCTGAGCATCGACGAGGATGAGGCCGAGGATCTGCTGCAGGAGATTGAAAAACAGTTGAAAAAACGCCAGTGGGGTGAAGCAATCCGTCTGGACATCGAGGAGAAAGCCGATAAACGCCTTCTCGATATCCTGAAAAATGAGCTGGAAGTTTCAAACGACGAGATATATGAGATAAACGGCCCGCTGGATTTGACCGTGCTTATGAAAGTTTACGGCCTCCCGGGCTATGAGGCGTTCAAGACGCCGGGCTACACGCCGCAGCCGGTACCGGCCCTGATGAATGACGACGATATTTTTACCAATATCAGAAAGGGAGATATTCTCTTATTCCACCCGTATGAGTCGTTTGAACCGGTTGTGGATTTCATCAAACGGGCTGCCAAGGATCCGGATGTTCTGGCTATCAAGCAGACCCTGTACCGCGTCAGCGGAAACTCTCCGATCATTGCAGCCCTTGCAGAGGCGGCGGATAATGGAAAACAGGTTTCCGTCCTTGTGGAGCTGAAGGCGCGTTTTGATGAGGAGAATAATATTATCTGGGCGAAGATGCTGGAGAAAGCAGGCTGCCATGTAATATACGGCCTGCTGGGCCTCAAAACCCACAGTAAAATCACCCTGATTGTCAGAAAAGAGGAGGAGGGCATCCGCCGTTATGTCCATCTGGGAACGGGAAACTACAACGACTCCACAGCCAAGCTCTATACGGACTGCGGCCTGTTCACCTGCGATCCGCAGATTGGAGAGGATGCCACGGCTGTATTCAACATGCTGTCGGGATATTCCGAACCTCTGGGATGGAATAAACTGTCCCTGGCTCCCCTGTGGCTTCGCGGCAAATTCCTCCGCCTGATTCAGAGGGAGACGAAAAATGCCAGGAACGGAAAGAATGCGAGAATTGTGGCGAAACTGAACTCCCTCTGTGACAAGGAGATCATTGCCAATCTGTATGAGGCATCCTGTGCAGGCGTTAAGGTGGAACTGATTGTACGAGGCATCTGCTGCCTGAAAGCGGGCGTGCCGGGACTGAGTGAAAATATTACGGTCTGCTCGATTGTCGGTAATTTCCTGGAGCACAGCCGAATCTTCTTCTTTGAGAACAGCGGGGAACAGAAGGTATTTATGGGAAGCGCGGACTGGATGCCGAGAAACCTGGACCGGCGTGTGGAAATCCTTTTCCCGGTGGAAGACGAGAAGCTGAAAGAGCGTGTAATCCACATCCTGGATGTCCAGTTAAATGACAATGTGAAGGCTCATTTCCTGCAGCCGGACGGCACTTATGCAAAGAAGGATAAGAGGGGAAAAGCCCTTGTTATCTCCCAGGAGGTATTCTGCGAAGAGGCGATCCAGGCAGCCAGGGCGGAGAAGGATCTGACGGATCCGGTAAAGAACCGGGTGTTTATTCCTCTGGAACAGTAG
- a CDS encoding exopolyphosphatase: MAIKTFAAIDVGSFELELGIYEISGKYGIREIDHLRHVLALGKDTYNDGKITYVLVDEMCRVLKEFMDVMKTYRVQDYRAYASSALREARNSQIVLDQILVRTGVRVIPINNSELRFMTYKAVASKDAEFQKTVQTGTAIVDVGFGSSQISLFDKDSLVSTQNLILGVLRLSEMAAHWKVNYQMIPEVIDELVDNELYTFKKMYLKDRQIKNLIATGESIIYMVKRGMKEANRDRFTAEQFKAFCKKLTSMSVDEIEDYYEIEHDYAALLIPGAIIYKKVLDMLGAESVWIPGIRLCDGIAAEYAEESRLVKFHHDFEGDILSSARNMAKRYKCYAAHTQEVERTAVAIFNATRKYHGLGNRERLLLQIAAILHACGKFVSITKSTENAYQIIMATEIIGLSHLEREIVANVVRYNIQEFAYDEVVLESDFSRHGGKNISRRELTIIIAKLTAILRLANSMDRGHKQKLSDFKVAVRDGNLVITTGYTDSIVLERFSFEQKADFFEEIFGIHPVLRQKRGI, from the coding sequence ATGGCAATTAAAACATTTGCTGCGATTGACGTAGGATCGTTTGAGCTGGAACTTGGAATCTATGAGATTTCAGGCAAATACGGCATCAGGGAAATAGATCACCTGCGCCATGTTCTGGCTTTGGGAAAAGACACCTACAATGACGGTAAGATCACTTATGTGCTGGTGGATGAGATGTGCCGGGTGCTGAAGGAATTCATGGACGTCATGAAGACCTACAGGGTTCAGGATTACCGGGCCTATGCCAGCAGTGCGCTCAGGGAGGCCAGAAACAGCCAGATCGTCCTGGACCAGATCCTGGTCCGGACCGGCGTCAGGGTAATACCGATCAATAACTCCGAGCTTCGTTTTATGACCTATAAAGCGGTGGCATCCAAGGACGCGGAGTTCCAGAAGACCGTGCAGACGGGAACCGCGATTGTGGACGTGGGATTTGGAAGCTCCCAGATTTCCCTGTTTGACAAGGACTCTCTCGTATCAACCCAGAACCTGATTCTGGGTGTGCTGCGCCTTAGTGAGATGGCCGCCCACTGGAAGGTCAATTACCAGATGATACCGGAGGTGATTGACGAGCTGGTGGACAATGAACTTTACACATTTAAAAAGATGTACCTGAAGGACAGACAGATCAAGAACCTGATTGCCACCGGCGAGAGCATTATCTATATGGTCAAGAGAGGGATGAAGGAGGCGAACCGTGACCGCTTTACCGCGGAGCAGTTCAAGGCATTCTGCAAGAAACTGACCTCGATGTCCGTGGACGAGATAGAAGACTACTATGAGATAGAGCATGACTATGCGGCTCTTTTGATTCCGGGCGCCATTATCTATAAAAAGGTGCTGGATATGCTGGGGGCGGAATCCGTATGGATCCCGGGCATCCGGCTCTGTGACGGGATTGCGGCGGAGTATGCGGAGGAAAGCCGTCTTGTAAAATTCCACCATGATTTTGAGGGAGATATTCTCTCCTCGGCCCGCAATATGGCGAAGCGGTATAAGTGTTACGCAGCCCACACCCAGGAAGTGGAGAGGACGGCGGTGGCCATTTTCAACGCGACCAGGAAATATCACGGCCTGGGAAACAGGGAGAGGCTGCTGCTTCAGATTGCCGCGATTCTCCACGCTTGTGGTAAATTTGTAAGCATCACAAAGAGCACGGAAAATGCTTACCAGATTATCATGGCGACGGAGATTATCGGCCTTTCCCATCTGGAGAGGGAGATTGTCGCCAACGTCGTGAGATATAATATACAGGAATTTGCCTATGATGAGGTGGTACTGGAATCCGATTTTTCGCGGCACGGAGGCAAGAACATTTCAAGGCGGGAGCTGACCATTATTATTGCAAAGCTGACCGCGATCCTGCGCCTTGCCAATTCCATGGACAGGGGCCATAAACAGAAGCTCTCCGATTTCAAAGTGGCGGTCAGGGATGGAAACCTGGTTATCACGACGGGCTATACCGACAGTATTGTGCTGGAACGCTTCTCATTCGAGCAGAAGGCCGACTTCTTCGAGGAGATTTTCGGCATACATCCGGTATTGAGACAGAAAAGGGGGATTTAA
- a CDS encoding ATP-binding protein, producing MEEIMRKENGKIQGNQMILYRNLKYQNLFDNVCALLAADRGPEAPDAFACANCLIELAVTYGFKGNLWHCFLAFCMANHENAYSTSCEITGPVKGTLNELAAHDFRLMRELFSRDIAALDEEDGGIWHLMKRYQSSSDESRVFNRRIRDRIVELAAALESAGDDRTFQDTVTEFYREFGVGKFGLNKAFHISMNENSPKASIEPITRVEHIYLEDLVGYEMQKAKLIENTESFIEGRAANNVLLFGDSGTGKSSSIKAILNKYYDRGLRMIEVYKHQFRSLSDVLEQIKDRNYKFIIYMDDLSFEEYEIEYKYLKAIIEGGLGIKPQNVLIYATSNRRHLIREKFSDKRELDDDLHVNDTVQEKLSLVARFGVTIYYGSPDKKEFQKIVKVLAEKYHVNMPEEELYLEANKWELSHGGLSGRTAAQFITHLLGKLKLEEKQYGN from the coding sequence ATGGAAGAGATAATGAGGAAAGAAAACGGAAAAATACAGGGGAATCAGATGATTCTCTACAGAAATTTAAAATATCAGAACTTATTTGACAATGTATGCGCACTGCTGGCAGCGGACAGGGGCCCTGAGGCCCCGGATGCTTTTGCCTGTGCCAACTGTCTGATAGAACTGGCAGTGACCTATGGTTTTAAAGGAAATCTATGGCACTGCTTTTTGGCATTCTGTATGGCGAACCATGAGAACGCCTACAGTACTTCATGTGAGATTACAGGCCCTGTAAAAGGCACGCTAAATGAGCTGGCGGCTCATGACTTCCGGCTGATGAGGGAGCTTTTTTCACGCGATATCGCCGCTTTGGACGAGGAGGATGGCGGTATCTGGCATCTGATGAAGCGGTATCAGAGTTCATCGGATGAGAGCCGGGTGTTCAACCGAAGAATCCGCGACAGGATTGTGGAGCTGGCTGCGGCGCTTGAGAGCGCAGGCGACGACAGGACGTTCCAGGATACGGTGACTGAGTTTTACAGGGAATTCGGCGTCGGCAAATTCGGCCTTAATAAGGCGTTCCATATCAGCATGAATGAGAACAGCCCAAAGGCATCGATTGAGCCGATCACCAGGGTGGAGCACATTTATCTGGAGGATCTCGTCGGATACGAGATGCAGAAGGCAAAACTGATCGAAAATACGGAATCATTTATAGAAGGCAGGGCGGCCAACAACGTACTTTTGTTTGGCGACAGCGGCACGGGAAAATCTTCCAGCATTAAGGCAATTCTGAATAAATATTATGACCGGGGATTGCGGATGATAGAAGTATATAAGCATCAGTTCCGCAGCCTGTCAGATGTGCTGGAGCAGATTAAGGACCGGAACTACAAATTTATTATCTATATGGATGATCTGTCTTTTGAGGAATATGAGATAGAGTACAAATATCTGAAAGCGATTATCGAGGGCGGGCTGGGAATCAAACCCCAGAATGTCCTGATTTACGCAACCTCCAACAGACGCCATCTGATCCGGGAGAAGTTCAGCGATAAACGTGAACTGGACGATGATCTGCATGTCAATGACACGGTGCAGGAAAAATTATCCCTCGTTGCCAGGTTTGGAGTGACGATTTATTACGGTTCCCCGGACAAAAAGGAATTCCAGAAGATCGTAAAGGTGCTGGCGGAGAAATACCATGTAAATATGCCGGAGGAAGAATTGTATCTGGAGGCAAATAAATGGGAGCTGAGCCATGGCGGGCTGTCCGGCAGGACGGCCGCCCAGTTCATCACCCATTTGCTGGGTAAGTTAAAGCTGGAGGAAAAACAGTATGGCAATTAA
- a CDS encoding prephenate dehydratase domain-containing protein, producing the protein MDLQEIRIKLDGIDTQIEKLFEERMRLCADVAEYKIETGKAVYDAKREQEKIETLTGMAEGDFNKQAVGELFLQMMTLSRRYQYQTMAGRTGLMELGFEKVKKLDTAGKRIVFQGLEGAYGHAAALRYFGKEADIHHVRRFEDLMIEVKEGRADYSVLPIENSSAGAVTDNYDLLLRYNNYIVAETFVPVNHFLLGTQDASIEDIRRVYAHPQALMQSSEFLNGRENWQQLSMENNAVAAKKIRDENDRTQAAVASEIAGEIYGLKPLATSINNSKENTTRFLILSAEPVYREDAGKISICFELPHKIGTLYNILGNFIFNHVNMRMIESRPVPGRNWEYRFFVDIEGNLENPGVISALYGISQEAKNMRILGNY; encoded by the coding sequence ATGGACTTACAGGAAATCAGAATTAAACTGGATGGAATCGATACACAGATTGAGAAGCTGTTTGAAGAAAGAATGAGACTCTGCGCGGATGTGGCGGAGTATAAGATTGAGACGGGCAAGGCCGTTTACGACGCCAAGCGCGAACAGGAGAAGATAGAAACCCTTACCGGAATGGCAGAGGGGGACTTTAATAAACAGGCGGTCGGAGAGCTTTTTCTCCAGATGATGACACTGAGCCGCCGATACCAGTACCAGACGATGGCGGGGCGCACCGGCCTGATGGAGCTGGGATTTGAGAAAGTGAAAAAACTGGACACTGCGGGAAAAAGGATTGTGTTTCAGGGATTGGAAGGGGCCTATGGCCATGCCGCTGCGCTGCGGTACTTTGGCAAAGAGGCCGATATCCACCATGTCCGCAGGTTTGAAGACCTGATGATAGAGGTGAAGGAGGGCCGGGCCGATTACAGCGTGCTCCCGATCGAGAACTCCTCCGCAGGAGCCGTTACGGATAACTACGATCTGCTTTTAAGGTATAACAATTACATAGTGGCGGAAACCTTTGTTCCGGTAAACCACTTCCTGCTCGGTACGCAGGATGCCTCCATTGAGGATATCCGGCGCGTATATGCCCATCCCCAGGCGCTGATGCAGAGTTCCGAGTTCCTGAACGGGAGGGAGAACTGGCAGCAGCTCAGCATGGAGAATAATGCGGTTGCCGCCAAGAAGATCCGGGATGAGAATGACAGGACCCAGGCCGCGGTGGCAAGTGAGATAGCAGGGGAAATCTACGGTTTAAAGCCGCTTGCCACGTCCATTAACAACAGTAAAGAGAACACGACGCGTTTCCTGATTTTGTCGGCTGAGCCGGTATACAGGGAAGACGCCGGGAAGATCAGCATCTGTTTTGAACTTCCCCACAAGATTGGTACTCTTTACAACATACTGGGGAATTTTATTTTTAATCACGTCAACATGAGGATGATCGAGTCACGTCCGGTTCCCGGGCGTAATTGGGAATACCGTTTCTTTGTCGACATAGAAGGAAATCTGGAGAATCCGGGAGTCATAAGCGCGCTTTACGGCATATCACAGGAAGCGAAGAATATGAGGATTCTCGGTAATTATTGA
- a CDS encoding lysophospholipid acyltransferase family protein, whose amino-acid sequence MIRFVLVASTVIGFLIFSTGLLYKLKKTGKSDRDKMERESLRIVQKVFRFILKMSGVTVTVKGMENVPEGQPVLYVGNHRSYFDILVGYTTVPSLLGFVAKKEMKRYPLLSDWMTNVNCLFLDRKNLKEGLKTILEGIEKVKRGVSIWIFPEGTRNRGDNLLELLPFKEGSLKIAEKSGCPVIPVAITGTAEIFEKHFPIIRPAHVTIEFGQPFIIKELPPEERKFVGAYTRKQIIRMLEKEQHGLTGNQN is encoded by the coding sequence ATGATACGTTTTGTATTAGTGGCATCAACTGTAATTGGTTTCCTTATTTTTTCCACAGGACTTTTGTATAAACTTAAAAAGACAGGCAAAAGTGACCGGGACAAGATGGAGCGGGAGAGCCTGCGCATTGTGCAGAAAGTATTCCGTTTCATACTTAAGATGTCGGGAGTGACCGTGACCGTCAAAGGGATGGAGAATGTGCCGGAAGGACAGCCTGTCCTGTATGTGGGAAACCATAGAAGTTATTTTGATATTCTCGTAGGCTATACGACGGTGCCGAGCCTACTTGGGTTTGTAGCAAAGAAAGAGATGAAACGGTATCCGCTGCTTTCCGACTGGATGACCAATGTCAATTGCCTGTTCCTGGATCGCAAGAACCTGAAAGAGGGACTTAAGACAATCCTGGAAGGAATCGAAAAGGTGAAGAGGGGCGTTTCCATCTGGATTTTTCCGGAGGGAACGAGAAACAGAGGGGACAATCTCCTGGAGCTTCTGCCCTTTAAAGAGGGGAGCTTAAAGATTGCCGAGAAATCAGGATGCCCGGTAATACCAGTTGCCATCACAGGTACGGCGGAGATATTTGAAAAACATTTTCCGATTATCAGGCCGGCCCATGTGACGATCGAGTTTGGACAGCCGTTTATTATCAAGGAACTGCCTCCGGAAGAGCGCAAGTTTGTCGGGGCATATACAAGAAAGCAGATTATCAGAATGCTTGAAAAGGAGCAGCATGGACTTACAGGAAATCAGAATTAA
- the cls gene encoding cardiolipin synthase yields the protein MGVIGTIFDGAVSVWTWILEHLIFVNLILSIIIVFFRRHDPKTVWTWLLALYFIPVFGILFYLFFDQDFRKSKMFRIKEVEDRLKYSAKNQEEFIKSQDMGLLGSLAGGYADLVLYNLEVSGAVLTMNNQVEIFTDGVEKFDDLKEELKKARRYIHIQYYIIKNDELFDSMIPILLEKVREGVEVRILYDGMGGRFMPKRKWKMLEEAGIRIASFFPPILGRLNFRVNYRNHRKIVVIDGRVGYVGGFNIGREYISKDPKFGYWRDTHLKIHGEAVIGLQLRFAQDWNYAAGENLFKDMSYFNETADLTEPTSIDSMVGIQIVSSGPDTQTRQIRDNYLELFHKARHHIYIQTPYFVPDDAILSAIQIAARSGVDVRLMIPCKPDHPFVYWATYSYVGDLLKAGARCYTYENGFLHAKGVSVDGFVSCYGTANMDIRSFELNFEVNAVIYDEATTERLEEAFLNDLPLCREITPEDYEARGLVIRFKEQCSRLLSPLL from the coding sequence GTGGGCGTGATTGGAACGATTTTTGACGGAGCGGTGTCGGTCTGGACATGGATTCTGGAACATCTGATTTTTGTCAATTTAATATTGTCGATTATTATCGTATTTTTCAGGAGGCATGATCCGAAGACGGTCTGGACGTGGCTTCTGGCTTTGTATTTCATTCCGGTATTCGGCATTCTCTTTTATCTGTTTTTTGACCAGGATTTCAGGAAGAGTAAGATGTTCAGGATCAAAGAGGTGGAGGACCGCCTCAAATATTCGGCTAAAAACCAGGAAGAATTCATCAAGAGCCAGGATATGGGACTTTTGGGCTCCCTGGCCGGAGGATATGCGGATCTGGTCCTTTATAACCTGGAGGTATCCGGAGCCGTCCTGACGATGAACAACCAGGTGGAGATTTTTACGGACGGCGTGGAGAAGTTTGATGACTTAAAAGAAGAACTTAAGAAGGCCAGACGTTATATCCATATCCAGTACTATATTATAAAAAATGATGAACTCTTTGACTCAATGATTCCGATCCTGCTTGAGAAGGTGAGGGAGGGCGTTGAAGTCAGGATTCTGTACGACGGGATGGGCGGCCGTTTTATGCCGAAGCGGAAATGGAAGATGCTTGAGGAAGCCGGAATCAGGATTGCCAGCTTCTTCCCGCCGATTCTGGGCCGTCTCAATTTCCGTGTGAATTACAGAAACCACAGGAAGATTGTTGTGATTGACGGCCGCGTCGGTTACGTCGGCGGCTTTAATATCGGCCGGGAATATATCTCCAAGGATCCAAAGTTCGGATACTGGCGGGATACCCATCTGAAAATTCACGGCGAGGCGGTAATCGGCCTGCAGCTCCGTTTTGCCCAGGACTGGAATTATGCGGCAGGGGAGAACCTGTTTAAGGATATGAGCTATTTTAATGAGACGGCTGATTTGACGGAGCCCACATCGATTGACAGCATGGTCGGGATCCAGATCGTTTCCAGCGGACCCGATACCCAGACCCGGCAAATACGTGATAATTATCTGGAACTGTTCCATAAAGCCAGGCATCATATCTATATTCAGACGCCTTATTTTGTCCCGGATGACGCCATTTTGTCCGCCATCCAGATTGCGGCCCGCTCCGGCGTGGATGTGCGTCTGATGATTCCCTGCAAACCGGATCATCCGTTTGTGTACTGGGCTACCTATTCCTATGTAGGCGATTTGCTGAAGGCGGGAGCCAGATGCTATACCTATGAGAATGGTTTCCTCCATGCCAAAGGCGTTTCCGTGGACGGCTTTGTGAGCTGCTACGGTACGGCCAATATGGATATCCGAAGTTTTGAACTGAATTTTGAAGTCAATGCGGTCATCTATGACGAGGCTACGACGGAACGCCTGGAAGAGGCATTCCTGAATGATCTTCCGCTGTGCCGGGAGATTACACCAGAGGATTATGAGGCCAGGGGGCTTGTGATCCGATTTAAGGAACAGTGCAGCCGTCTGTTGTCACCGCTTTTATAG
- a CDS encoding prepilin-type N-terminal cleavage/methylation domain-containing protein — protein sequence MNENRGCGENKGFTLLELVVSVSILAILVGMAAPVLAKYIEKAREQRYMTEAESVSLATQLYMIDMEAAGTPLTQEKLAAQLCEIEVSSKRHVLNPYLTRRATMGAEIQEFRFVKSVLVEFVYAVDGYKITVKLAGDISIVRDKPDISITKPGVTADGE from the coding sequence ATGAACGAGAACAGAGGATGCGGCGAAAATAAAGGATTTACACTGTTGGAACTGGTTGTATCAGTATCGATACTTGCGATATTGGTAGGGATGGCGGCGCCTGTTTTGGCAAAATACATTGAAAAAGCCAGGGAACAGCGCTATATGACGGAAGCGGAAAGCGTCAGCCTGGCCACACAGCTTTATATGATAGATATGGAAGCAGCCGGGACTCCGCTGACACAGGAAAAATTGGCAGCTCAGTTATGTGAAATCGAAGTATCTTCAAAGAGACATGTGCTGAATCCGTACCTGACGAGGAGAGCCACCATGGGAGCGGAAATACAGGAATTCCGATTTGTGAAATCCGTGCTGGTTGAATTTGTTTACGCCGTGGATGGCTACAAAATCACTGTAAAGCTGGCGGGTGATATTTCAATCGTGAGGGATAAGCCGGATATCAGTATAACAAAACCAGGAGTAACAGCGGACGGTGAATAG
- a CDS encoding DUF4250 domain-containing protein, with product MKKIPQDPIMCLSFINTQLRDYYSSLESLCDDLMVDRQELENKLAEAGYCYDKGQNRFR from the coding sequence ATGAAAAAAATACCACAGGATCCAATTATGTGCCTGAGCTTTATTAATACCCAGCTCCGCGACTATTATTCCAGCCTGGAATCACTTTGTGACGACTTGATGGTGGACCGGCAGGAGCTGGAGAATAAACTGGCAGAAGCCGGTTACTGTTACGACAAAGGCCAGAACCGTTTTCGATGA